The following are from one region of the Paenibacillus sp. JZ16 genome:
- a CDS encoding helix-turn-helix domain-containing protein, with product MKSLWQHIQTSFLRWFSANRYLKRLIWLGCLSAIIPVILAGSAYYHFSMKKLTVQFQENNMASLMQLKDRVENIITSIEHESLQLASGPLIRSALENPEYETDYMQQLDMLKLFQLHKNTNNLIEDILFYDVRHRLLLSHSYGLVHLDGYKGKEDIEQAVGREGGARWMHLPKSTENGYVSYVRHLPVMVLGQPRGTILIQVKEESLRSLLNNYTLSLEEQSLAILDSDHRVLLHTDGRSEIGKAVEEDPIWVSLVESGETSGHDVLTGEDGKELVAFYKTSMGRLYVSRMPEREMIEQLRWIRVLIVMSVSVFMLIAVLLTWFSSKIAYNPIQQLLRYGEHLRRNGRSGADSSVKENEIEYIRSSLSYLNEQAESLNSYIRKIQPDLRERFLQRLLLSGSSWRSGTLEEGCAKHMIPMSGPYATIVVKVENPVKKRFLPNEGPVIVFAVKNVMSELLANNRQLEGYVVDREDREAVALLRPGEPGVSSQELRSLLACYAESVSQSLARYLSFSASIGIGNTGTLSRAAESYKEAQLALQYRLFHDADTVLFYEDMIRIERNPVFMYPKDIESEMIEYLWNGDLPQAEASLHEFSRRIRVSESYNVTFQSYYVLLSAIVQSMEEKGPGVLELLGGNLFDQLKENQTSREMHDWFIGALFPLYQEISHDLRTRSTRLIVQRVCGHISRHPDGAHSLADCAELVGVSPSYLSRLFKKEMGVSFVEYVMNSKVQKAKQLLKDTDYTVMEIAEIVGYSERNLNRAFQRFLQMSPRQYRLSVR from the coding sequence GTGAAGTCTCTTTGGCAGCATATTCAGACCTCGTTCCTCCGCTGGTTCTCCGCGAACCGCTATCTGAAGCGTCTGATTTGGCTCGGATGCCTGTCGGCTATAATTCCGGTGATCCTAGCCGGAAGCGCCTACTACCATTTCTCCATGAAAAAGCTGACGGTCCAGTTCCAGGAAAATAATATGGCGTCCTTGATGCAGCTGAAGGACCGCGTCGAAAATATCATAACAAGCATCGAGCATGAATCGCTTCAGCTTGCCAGCGGTCCGCTGATTCGCAGCGCGCTGGAAAATCCCGAATATGAGACGGACTACATGCAGCAATTGGATATGCTCAAGCTGTTTCAGCTGCACAAAAATACGAATAACCTGATCGAAGACATCCTGTTTTACGATGTTCGGCACCGGCTGCTGCTGTCGCACTCCTATGGCCTGGTCCACCTGGACGGGTACAAGGGAAAAGAAGATATCGAGCAAGCCGTGGGGAGGGAAGGCGGAGCGAGGTGGATGCACCTCCCGAAGTCGACGGAGAACGGATACGTCTCTTACGTCCGCCATCTTCCTGTTATGGTGCTGGGGCAACCGAGAGGCACCATCTTGATACAAGTGAAAGAGGAATCGCTTCGCAGCCTTTTGAACAACTATACCCTTTCCCTGGAGGAGCAGTCGCTGGCCATTCTGGACTCCGATCACCGGGTCCTGCTGCATACGGATGGACGCAGCGAGATCGGCAAAGCCGTGGAAGAAGACCCCATTTGGGTATCTCTGGTAGAGAGCGGGGAAACGTCCGGCCATGACGTGCTGACCGGGGAGGACGGCAAGGAACTGGTCGCCTTTTACAAGACCTCCATGGGCCGTCTATATGTGTCCCGGATGCCGGAGCGGGAGATGATCGAGCAATTGAGGTGGATCCGCGTGCTGATCGTCATGTCGGTGTCCGTCTTCATGCTGATCGCGGTATTGCTCACCTGGTTCTCGTCCAAAATAGCGTACAATCCGATCCAGCAGCTCCTTCGTTACGGGGAGCATTTGAGAAGAAACGGCAGGAGCGGGGCGGATAGCTCCGTCAAAGAGAATGAAATCGAGTACATCCGCTCCTCCCTTAGCTACTTGAACGAGCAGGCGGAATCCCTGAACAGCTACATTCGAAAAATTCAACCGGATTTACGGGAACGGTTCCTGCAGCGTTTGCTGCTGTCCGGAAGCTCGTGGCGGTCCGGCACGCTGGAGGAGGGGTGCGCGAAGCACATGATTCCGATGAGCGGACCATATGCCACGATAGTGGTGAAAGTCGAGAATCCGGTAAAAAAGCGATTTTTGCCTAACGAAGGCCCGGTCATCGTGTTTGCGGTCAAAAACGTCATGTCCGAGCTGCTGGCAAACAACCGGCAGTTGGAGGGTTACGTGGTGGACCGGGAGGACCGGGAAGCTGTGGCGCTCCTGAGGCCGGGAGAACCCGGGGTTTCCTCCCAGGAGCTCCGCAGCCTCCTCGCATGTTATGCGGAATCCGTCAGTCAGTCGCTGGCGCGCTATCTTTCTTTTTCCGCGTCCATCGGCATCGGCAATACTGGAACATTGAGTCGGGCGGCAGAATCCTATAAGGAGGCGCAGCTTGCTCTGCAATATCGTCTGTTCCATGATGCGGATACCGTACTGTTCTATGAAGACATGATCCGTATCGAGCGTAATCCCGTGTTCATGTATCCGAAAGACATCGAATCGGAGATGATCGAATATTTGTGGAATGGGGATCTGCCGCAGGCTGAGGCGTCGCTGCATGAATTTTCCCGGCGGATTCGGGTGTCGGAGTCGTACAACGTGACCTTCCAGAGCTATTACGTGCTGCTCTCGGCCATTGTCCAGTCGATGGAGGAGAAAGGTCCCGGCGTGCTGGAGTTGCTGGGAGGTAATCTGTTCGACCAACTGAAGGAGAACCAGACCTCACGCGAAATGCATGACTGGTTCATCGGCGCCCTGTTCCCGCTATACCAGGAAATAAGTCATGACCTGCGTACCCGCTCCACCCGCCTGATCGTTCAGCGGGTATGCGGCCATATCAGCCGTCATCCCGATGGTGCTCATTCACTGGCGGACTGTGCCGAGCTGGTGGGGGTGAGCCCGTCGTACCTCAGCCGGCTGTTCAAGAAGGAGATGGGCGTATCCTTTGTCGAATACGTCATGAACTCCAAAGTGCAGAAGGCGAAGCAGCTGCTCAAGGACACGGATTACACGGTCATGGAGATTGCCGAAATCGTCGGTTATTCCGAACGGAACCTGAACCGGGCCTTTCAGCGTTTTCTGCAGATGTCTCCGCGGCAGTATCGACTGTCGGTAAGATAG
- a CDS encoding beta-galactosidase trimerization domain-containing protein, producing the protein MTKVNEERFWWHKPLRVIQPNMQVQNTACIDPPRLAAQLKEMGANAMVFNTGGIYAWYDTQVPYHTVNGYLPEGRDLLGELITACHREDLRFIARFDFSKAGDSAYLRRPEWFVRKEGGRPEIIGAERPGPWPLLMSTCINGGYRNADVAAPVLREALSRYPIDGIFFNNPGYVFCRCERCRRKYAEQYGKELPDSSRELEPDFAARCFDDNLEAMYDLIKWERPEVPMILYYNLHRDNLSKRVQNTDMLCTEPQDVLSLGHARIPEFWKPALSIKVGRSVPGRPAPFGIVHSCPGMDWRHTGLPVAEYRFWLAQIPANGGQIWHSVTGIPDTIEDQRILKTVAELNHHAAKLDAYMDGAVSAAETALLWNERGEAQSWAETLINRQIPFDVLLPQSLHDWDLSRYRVVLAPEGTEFTPLLLHDLRSYVYGGGQLLAEGPLPSVVADAADAADAGVKPLHDLLGISAEVFASEYLTASYLRFEELRGKGNPLQQGMERTALIAHRGHVAYVQPYSEAVRVLATLVPPFSPPESVGAPPERASLPVSRTDLPLALEHSWGAGRAMYFTFSLGVLLREFKLPEHEMLLANAIDHLLDGKPQLSVTPYPGLQATLFRSGSDLLLHFVNGAGRRPLAATIPLHNIEVRLRPGTRWPTGSGFKLEMLIGGGCIEGFAVNDVLNFTLPRLEVWECIRIPLNPTVTAVGEG; encoded by the coding sequence ATGACGAAGGTTAATGAGGAACGCTTCTGGTGGCACAAGCCGCTGCGCGTCATCCAGCCCAATATGCAGGTCCAGAATACCGCCTGCATCGACCCCCCACGGCTTGCCGCGCAGCTGAAGGAGATGGGGGCGAATGCGATGGTCTTCAATACAGGCGGCATATATGCCTGGTATGACACGCAGGTTCCGTACCATACCGTGAACGGATATCTCCCTGAGGGGCGCGATTTGCTCGGGGAGCTGATCACAGCCTGTCACCGTGAGGACCTTCGCTTTATCGCCAGGTTCGACTTTAGCAAAGCGGGTGACAGTGCGTATCTCCGAAGGCCGGAATGGTTCGTCCGCAAGGAGGGCGGCCGCCCGGAGATCATCGGGGCTGAACGGCCCGGACCGTGGCCGCTCTTGATGTCCACCTGCATCAACGGCGGCTACCGCAATGCGGATGTCGCCGCTCCGGTGCTCCGCGAAGCGTTGTCGCGGTATCCGATCGATGGCATTTTTTTTAACAACCCCGGTTATGTGTTCTGCCGATGCGAGCGATGCAGGCGTAAATACGCGGAGCAGTACGGCAAGGAATTGCCGGATTCCTCGCGGGAGCTGGAGCCGGATTTCGCGGCGAGATGCTTCGATGACAATTTGGAAGCGATGTATGACCTGATCAAGTGGGAGAGGCCGGAGGTGCCCATGATTCTATACTACAACCTCCACCGCGACAATCTGTCGAAGCGCGTTCAGAACACTGACATGCTGTGCACGGAGCCGCAGGACGTACTCTCGCTCGGCCATGCTCGGATCCCTGAATTCTGGAAGCCGGCTCTCAGCATCAAGGTGGGTCGGTCGGTTCCGGGCAGGCCGGCTCCGTTTGGCATCGTGCATTCCTGCCCGGGCATGGACTGGCGCCATACCGGGCTTCCGGTAGCGGAATACCGCTTCTGGCTGGCTCAAATTCCGGCCAACGGCGGTCAGATCTGGCACTCCGTCACGGGCATACCCGATACGATCGAAGACCAGCGGATTTTGAAAACCGTAGCCGAGCTGAATCATCATGCCGCCAAGCTGGATGCCTATATGGACGGGGCCGTATCGGCTGCGGAAACCGCCCTGCTCTGGAACGAGCGCGGCGAGGCGCAGAGCTGGGCCGAAACGCTGATCAACCGGCAAATCCCCTTTGACGTACTGCTCCCGCAGAGCCTGCACGATTGGGATCTGAGCCGGTACCGGGTGGTGTTGGCCCCTGAAGGAACGGAATTCACCCCTTTGTTGCTCCATGACTTGCGTAGCTATGTGTATGGCGGCGGACAGCTGCTTGCGGAAGGTCCCCTTCCTTCCGTTGTCGCCGATGCCGCCGATGCCGCCGATGCCGGCGTCAAGCCGCTCCATGATCTGCTCGGCATTTCGGCCGAAGTCTTCGCAAGCGAATACCTGACGGCCTCGTATTTGCGGTTTGAGGAACTGCGGGGGAAGGGCAATCCGCTGCAGCAGGGAATGGAACGGACCGCGCTGATCGCTCACCGCGGCCATGTCGCTTATGTTCAGCCGTACAGTGAAGCGGTTCGGGTACTGGCGACGCTGGTGCCGCCGTTTTCTCCACCGGAAAGCGTGGGAGCGCCGCCGGAGCGGGCTTCGCTGCCCGTTTCCCGCACCGATCTGCCGCTGGCTTTGGAGCATTCGTGGGGTGCCGGCCGCGCTATGTATTTCACGTTCTCACTGGGTGTGCTTCTTCGCGAATTCAAGCTGCCTGAACACGAGATGCTGCTGGCTAACGCGATCGATCATTTGCTCGATGGGAAGCCGCAGCTGTCGGTAACGCCGTATCCTGGACTGCAGGCGACCCTCTTCCGAAGCGGCAGCGATCTGCTGCTCCACTTCGTGAACGGAGCCGGCCGCAGGCCGCTTGCAGCGACGATTCCTCTGCATAATATCGAGGTCCGGTTGAGACCGGGGACTAGATGGCCTACAGGAAGCGGCTTTAAACTGGAGATGTTGATCGGCGGAGGCTGTATAGAAGGATTCGCAGTGAACGACGTATTGAACTTCACCCTGCCGCGGCTGGAGGTTTGGGAGTGCATTCGGATCCCGCTGAATCCCACCGTTACCGCTGTTGGGGAAGGATAG
- a CDS encoding extracellular solute-binding protein, giving the protein MKITSSKGSSYKCWTFWLAALITVVMLAGCGEQAGEKPQTAGGPESEDTGGKPMTIKMFAGLYNEIPDMNNDFWKEWERRTNVKLDVEWVPSGDLDTKLDLLLASGDLPEVVAYQNPIRPTLITAIQNGAFWDLTPFLGDLSEYPNLKSNLAPDALKYLSVEGSIYAVPRSRSRIDGGLKIREDWLKQLNIPIPTDFDEYKEVLKKIVDADLDGNGKKDTVGLLYINNPPASFQAGFGVYNPTYTDDGGLMSPSLTPQYVEMVEWLRGLYEDGLMSKEYAVMKESQAEELFKTNRAASYGRPIWWDHEWEQAMKKSGQPDAKILNVTLKGPKGDYAVGLETGVAGGFYISKKVPEEKVKQLLKYFDQTASQEMTDFAYYGIEGVHYTEKDGQKVLTEQGVKEVNTTSKGAGVLAYAKWGKVISASGDKAFNDAKIKEVENYDEIGKIDHYRVITSDGWRSTWPKYSDEYASMVTKAIVGHIPMEEFRAYVDQLNNQPDIQEAYQQMAEAYKQFNGE; this is encoded by the coding sequence ATGAAAATTACATCAAGTAAGGGAAGCTCGTACAAATGCTGGACGTTCTGGCTCGCAGCCCTCATCACTGTCGTCATGCTGGCCGGATGCGGCGAACAGGCGGGTGAGAAGCCGCAGACGGCTGGGGGACCGGAATCGGAAGACACGGGCGGCAAGCCGATGACGATCAAAATGTTTGCCGGTCTCTATAACGAAATCCCCGACATGAATAATGATTTTTGGAAGGAATGGGAACGCCGTACCAACGTCAAGCTGGACGTGGAATGGGTGCCGTCGGGCGATTTGGACACAAAGCTGGATTTACTTCTGGCTTCCGGAGATTTGCCCGAGGTCGTGGCTTATCAGAACCCGATCCGTCCCACGCTGATTACGGCGATTCAGAACGGCGCGTTTTGGGATTTGACCCCTTTCCTCGGGGATCTAAGCGAATATCCGAACTTGAAAAGTAACCTTGCGCCAGATGCACTGAAATATTTGTCGGTGGAGGGAAGTATCTATGCGGTGCCGCGGTCCCGATCTAGGATCGACGGCGGGTTGAAAATACGAGAGGACTGGCTGAAGCAGCTGAACATTCCGATCCCTACCGATTTCGACGAGTATAAAGAAGTGTTGAAGAAGATCGTCGATGCCGATCTGGACGGCAACGGGAAGAAGGATACGGTAGGTCTCCTATATATCAATAACCCGCCCGCATCATTCCAGGCTGGTTTCGGCGTATACAATCCGACCTATACCGATGACGGAGGGCTGATGAGTCCGTCCCTTACGCCTCAATACGTCGAGATGGTGGAATGGCTGCGCGGTCTGTACGAAGATGGCCTGATGTCCAAGGAATATGCGGTCATGAAGGAAAGCCAGGCGGAGGAGCTCTTCAAGACGAACCGAGCTGCTTCCTATGGCCGTCCGATCTGGTGGGATCATGAATGGGAGCAGGCGATGAAGAAGTCCGGTCAGCCGGATGCCAAAATCCTGAACGTGACCTTGAAGGGACCGAAAGGGGATTATGCGGTCGGTCTGGAAACCGGCGTAGCCGGCGGGTTCTACATCTCCAAGAAGGTGCCTGAGGAGAAGGTGAAGCAGCTGCTCAAATATTTCGACCAGACGGCGTCCCAGGAAATGACCGATTTTGCCTATTACGGCATTGAAGGCGTCCATTACACCGAAAAGGACGGGCAGAAGGTGCTGACGGAACAAGGGGTCAAAGAAGTCAATACGACGAGCAAGGGAGCGGGCGTACTGGCTTATGCCAAGTGGGGCAAGGTGATCAGCGCTTCCGGCGATAAAGCCTTTAACGATGCCAAAATCAAAGAGGTGGAAAATTACGACGAGATCGGAAAAATCGACCACTATCGCGTCATCACGTCCGATGGCTGGCGCAGCACCTGGCCTAAATACAGCGACGAATATGCTTCCATGGTGACAAAGGCGATTGTCGGGCATATTCCAATGGAGGAGTTCCGCGCATACGTTGATCAGCTGAACAACCAGCCGGACATTCAGGAAGCGTACCAACAAATGGCCGAAGCATACAAGCAGTTCAACGGGGAGTAA
- a CDS encoding carbohydrate ABC transporter permease codes for MSFVIRKKGLSLFDWVNYSLITLFSVACLFPFLYVFSVSFTDPEVYVPLKFYLFPEQWSLESYKYILSTNSFMNAFKSTVFITVVGTVLNIVVSFTMAYALTKRSMPGNRWVMGLVIFTLVFSPGIVPNYLLVKELGLLNSYWSMIWPSLTNAWSLIVIKSFLDSLPSELEDSAKMDGCSDMGVFLRMIIPLSMPAIATFTLFFAVGHWNAYFNALIYLSDSSKWTLQLLIKTLVIDSNSVAVAQAGASDENVVPQETIRMASIVLAMVPILVVYPFLQKHFAKGVMLGSIKG; via the coding sequence GTGAGCTTCGTTATCCGAAAAAAAGGGCTAAGCTTGTTCGATTGGGTCAACTACAGTCTAATCACCTTGTTCTCGGTCGCATGCTTGTTTCCGTTTCTATACGTGTTCAGCGTTTCCTTTACGGATCCCGAGGTCTATGTTCCGCTTAAATTTTATTTGTTCCCCGAGCAGTGGTCCTTGGAGTCCTACAAGTACATTCTATCTACCAATAGCTTTATGAATGCGTTTAAGAGCACCGTTTTCATTACGGTCGTCGGTACCGTGCTCAACATCGTCGTGTCCTTTACGATGGCCTACGCGCTGACGAAACGGTCCATGCCTGGCAACCGCTGGGTAATGGGGCTCGTCATCTTCACGTTGGTGTTCAGTCCGGGCATCGTGCCTAACTACCTGCTGGTCAAGGAACTAGGCCTGTTGAATTCTTACTGGTCGATGATCTGGCCGAGCCTGACCAACGCCTGGAGCTTGATCGTTATCAAAAGCTTCCTGGATTCGCTTCCATCCGAATTGGAGGATTCCGCGAAGATGGACGGCTGCTCGGATATGGGCGTGTTTTTGCGGATGATTATTCCGCTGTCGATGCCGGCGATCGCCACCTTCACCCTGTTCTTTGCGGTCGGGCATTGGAACGCCTATTTTAACGCCTTGATTTACTTATCGGATTCTAGCAAGTGGACGCTACAGCTGTTGATTAAAACACTGGTCATCGATTCCAATTCGGTGGCGGTGGCCCAGGCCGGGGCAAGCGACGAAAATGTGGTGCCGCAGGAGACCATCCGGATGGCCTCAATCGTACTCGCGATGGTACCGATCCTGGTTGTCTACCCGTTTCTGCAAAAGCATTTTGCCAAAGGAGTGATGCTGGGTTCCATCAAAGGCTGA
- a CDS encoding ABC transporter permease has protein sequence MPKLKSAKPAQGAGQGAGGVMKPGLTLRPGSLASRIVKHRVIYLLLLPGLLFFLLFKIAPMWGLLLAFKDYNPFLGFAGSEWAGFKHFADLFSSSNFYIMLRNTFAINMIALIFHFPLPILLALMLNEIRHESFKRLNQSIVYLPHFLSWVVVASMTFFLLSTDVGIINKLIAESGRDTISFLSNPNYFWGLLTAQSMWKEAGWGTIIFLAAMAGVDPQRYEAAVVDGAGRFRQIWHITLPAIRPTIIILLILRLGSMADTGFEQILLMMNPLVRSVAEVFDTYSYTHGILQGKISIGVTVGMFKGLVGLVLIVAADKIVKRLGHEGIY, from the coding sequence ATGCCAAAGCTTAAATCTGCTAAACCTGCCCAAGGAGCCGGACAAGGGGCGGGCGGGGTCATGAAGCCGGGCCTAACGCTTCGCCCGGGCAGTCTCGCATCCCGCATCGTCAAGCACCGCGTCATTTATTTGCTACTGCTGCCCGGGCTGCTCTTCTTCTTGCTGTTCAAAATCGCGCCGATGTGGGGGCTTCTCCTGGCCTTTAAGGATTATAATCCGTTTCTCGGCTTTGCTGGAAGCGAATGGGCGGGATTTAAGCACTTTGCGGATCTGTTCTCGAGCTCCAACTTCTATATCATGCTGCGGAATACGTTTGCGATCAATATGATTGCGCTGATCTTCCATTTTCCGCTGCCGATCCTGCTGGCCCTGATGCTGAACGAAATCCGGCATGAGAGCTTCAAGCGTCTGAACCAGTCCATAGTTTACCTGCCGCATTTCCTGTCGTGGGTCGTCGTGGCCAGCATGACGTTCTTCCTGTTGTCGACGGACGTGGGGATCATCAATAAACTCATCGCCGAAAGCGGCAGGGATACCATTTCCTTTCTGTCCAATCCGAATTACTTCTGGGGACTGCTGACGGCGCAAAGCATGTGGAAGGAGGCCGGATGGGGAACGATTATCTTCCTGGCGGCCATGGCGGGCGTGGATCCCCAGCGCTACGAAGCCGCCGTCGTAGACGGGGCGGGCCGATTCCGACAGATCTGGCATATCACGCTTCCGGCCATCCGGCCAACGATCATCATTTTGCTCATTCTTCGGCTGGGCAGCATGGCGGACACCGGCTTCGAGCAGATTTTGCTGATGATGAATCCGCTGGTGCGTTCGGTGGCGGAGGTGTTCGATACGTACTCCTACACACACGGCATTCTTCAAGGGAAGATAAGCATCGGGGTGACGGTCGGCATGTTCAAGGGGCTGGTGGGGCTCGTCCTGATCGTGGCCGCCGACAAAATCGTAAAGCGGCTCGGCCATGAAGGGATTTACTAA
- a CDS encoding family 10 glycosylhydrolase: MKWWSTNRLRLIQNNLRETDANMDVDLLIRELKSFQANVLMMNAGGIFAFYPSSLMHQYVTPYLTKDLLGEAVEKAHANGLRFIARFDFSKAHESLWLRYPEWFYRDRQGREVNYHGIVHTCLNGEYQQVKSLESIQEVLERYPVDGIFFNMFGYQHWDYSGNFYGPCYCPNCRLRFREATGEDLLAYTGPEHPMHELYRSFQERTAREVLERIHGFVKSLRPNVAISTYHPHRVDIVRKESNTSLTRSGPPWLYSASENVASIQDSWDDKLISNCSINAIDLTYRFTGVSENENAIRLYQSIGSGSGLDFCIIGAFEGYPDKASFETVKDIFRYHAEHEELFGQLGSMAEAVLVKPAAPEAAAEYQGMFKMLKEEHVLFDVVMEEQLVAMESKLMHTRAIILPGVQELSVAAARALNRAMDAGAVLAATGTALERQPELLKEWFAASFTGVKQSEPGAYLDVSDKSHFPGFAHGRDWIAAGGSFARVAFDPDTTECRLPFIEPSTFGPPERAYGHRTGTDYGLALHRRVGKEGTVRIGVYMPWNPGELYYRHGFEDYRQVMADVLHDILPNRVATTNAPPCLELFIHRLKEGGCLVQLLNLSGYNGTTFMNPLPLYDVQVELTVDRVDETAAANASWSWPQKWRLPRNTEAWGRLLRADSDALVETSQDRVAVTLPQLGRYEAIWLQAVPVGDRKELISRDAKA, encoded by the coding sequence ATGAAATGGTGGTCAACGAACCGTCTCCGATTGATTCAAAATAATCTTCGCGAGACGGACGCCAATATGGATGTGGATCTTTTGATTCGGGAACTCAAGTCGTTTCAAGCGAATGTGCTCATGATGAATGCCGGGGGCATATTTGCGTTTTATCCATCATCGCTTATGCATCAATATGTAACGCCTTATTTAACCAAGGACCTTTTGGGGGAAGCGGTGGAAAAAGCCCATGCTAACGGATTGCGATTTATTGCGCGGTTCGATTTCAGTAAAGCGCACGAATCGTTGTGGTTGCGGTATCCGGAATGGTTTTACCGGGACCGGCAAGGGCGGGAGGTCAATTATCACGGCATCGTTCATACGTGTCTGAATGGAGAATACCAGCAGGTGAAGTCGCTGGAGAGCATTCAAGAAGTGTTGGAGCGTTATCCGGTGGACGGGATATTCTTCAATATGTTCGGCTACCAGCATTGGGATTACAGTGGAAATTTCTATGGGCCTTGCTATTGCCCAAACTGCCGCTTGCGGTTTCGAGAAGCGACCGGCGAAGATTTGCTGGCGTATACCGGGCCCGAACATCCGATGCACGAGCTGTACCGTTCCTTCCAGGAACGGACGGCAAGGGAAGTACTGGAGCGCATCCACGGATTCGTGAAGTCGCTCCGGCCCAATGTGGCCATCAGCACGTATCACCCGCACCGGGTCGATATCGTCCGCAAGGAATCGAATACGTCGCTGACAAGGAGCGGCCCGCCTTGGCTGTATTCAGCCTCGGAGAATGTCGCGTCTATACAAGACAGCTGGGATGACAAGCTGATCAGCAACTGCAGCATTAACGCCATCGACCTGACCTACCGGTTCACAGGAGTATCCGAGAATGAAAATGCAATCCGTTTATATCAAAGCATCGGAAGCGGATCGGGGCTGGATTTCTGCATCATCGGGGCATTCGAAGGATACCCGGACAAGGCAAGCTTCGAAACGGTGAAGGATATTTTCCGATACCATGCGGAGCACGAGGAGCTGTTCGGACAGCTCGGCTCCATGGCTGAAGCGGTGCTCGTCAAGCCAGCGGCCCCCGAAGCGGCAGCGGAGTATCAAGGTATGTTTAAAATGTTAAAGGAAGAGCACGTCCTCTTCGACGTGGTGATGGAAGAACAACTGGTGGCCATGGAGTCCAAACTAATGCATACGCGAGCAATTATTCTTCCCGGCGTTCAGGAATTGTCGGTGGCGGCGGCGCGAGCGCTGAATCGGGCAATGGATGCCGGCGCGGTGCTGGCCGCAACGGGAACGGCGCTGGAGCGGCAGCCGGAGCTGCTTAAAGAATGGTTCGCGGCCTCGTTCACCGGCGTGAAACAATCGGAGCCGGGCGCTTATCTGGACGTTTCGGACAAGTCACATTTCCCCGGATTTGCCCATGGCAGGGACTGGATCGCCGCCGGAGGAAGCTTTGCCCGCGTTGCCTTTGACCCGGATACGACCGAGTGCCGATTGCCATTCATCGAGCCGTCCACGTTCGGGCCGCCGGAGCGAGCTTACGGCCACCGCACCGGAACAGATTACGGTTTGGCGCTGCACAGGCGGGTCGGCAAGGAGGGAACGGTCCGAATCGGCGTGTATATGCCTTGGAATCCCGGCGAGCTCTACTATCGTCACGGGTTTGAGGACTACAGGCAGGTAATGGCGGACGTGCTACATGATATCTTGCCGAATCGGGTTGCTACTACGAACGCGCCTCCATGTCTAGAGTTGTTCATTCACCGATTGAAGGAGGGCGGATGCCTGGTTCAGCTGCTGAATCTCTCCGGATATAACGGGACGACCTTTATGAATCCGCTCCCGTTATATGATGTTCAGGTGGAACTGACCGTTGATCGTGTGGACGAAACCGCTGCAGCGAATGCTTCGTGGTCTTGGCCGCAAAAGTGGCGGCTGCCAAGAAACACGGAAGCGTGGGGCAGGCTGCTCCGTGCCGATTCCGATGCGCTGGTGGAAACCTCGCAAGACCGCGTGGCGGTGACGCTGCCGCAACTCGGCCGTTATGAAGCGATTTGGCTTCAGGCCGTGCCTGTCGGCGATCGAAAGGAGCTGATCTCCCGCGATGCCAAAGCTTAA